The genomic stretch CACATATTTTCTTAAGTATTCTCTTTAATGGGTATTTAGTTAACCTTTTTAATTCTATCATTTTTACAGCATTCCTTAAAGGTCTTAAGGAAGGGTCCCAAGGATCGTTAGCTGTTAAAATTATTGGGTATTTAGTTTTATTAATAAGTTCTAGAATAGCATCAATTGCACCAGCATCGGCTCTCGCATTTAAACCATCAACCTCATCCAAAAGTATTAATTTTCCCTTAATCCCGAAGATTGTTCCTGTTATAGAAGCTCGCTCAGCCATATTTCTAATATCATTTAAATTTCTTGAATCACTCGCATTCATCTCAAATAATTCGAGTTTATAATCTCTAGCTAATGCTTCAGCTAACGTTGTCTTTCCAACTCCAGGAGGTCCATAGAGCAATACCGCCTTATAATTAGGTTTTCCCTTTAACCAACTTTCTATCCATTCCACTAGTTCTTTTTTAGCATCTTCCTCGTTCTCTACCTCATTTAGAGTTCTTGGTCTATATTTGAGAAACCATTGTAGTGGCAATTTACTTCCCTTTTAAGTACTTTTCCCCGTAAACAGCTAGTTTAGCTAGAAGAGCATTTAGTTGGATCTCATCATCTGCTCCTTCCATTATTCTATATTCTACTTCTCCAATATAATCTACTAATAATACTTTCAAATCATCTGGGATATTTATTTCGTTCCCTGTAACTTCTCTGTGTATTTGTTTTATAATATCTTCCCCTGACAATCCATAATTTACTAATAAATCTCTTAGCTTCTCTCTAGCCTTAAGGAAATTTCCTTGTAGTGCCAACGTAATCATTTCTCTTATTTCTTTTGGCTGTGCAAGTCCAAGAACTTTATATACAGCTTCTACAGTTACCTTACCATATACTGATGAAGCTTGAAGTATATTTATTGCTTTTCTCATGTCTCCTTGAGTTATATCATAAATTGTTTCAAGGGCTTTCTGATCATACTCTACTTTCTCGTTTTTAGCTATATATGCAAGCCTAGCTACTACATCTTCTTTCTTTAACGGATAAAACCTAAAAAGTGCTGTTCTTGATTGTATAGGTTCGATGATTTTACTAAGATAATTACATGCTAAAATGAAACGGGTTGTTTCTGTGTATAATTCCATAGTTCTCCTTAAAGCTTGTTGGGCATCAGCGGTCATGTTGTCTGCTTCATCAAGTAATACCACCTTAAATGGCACGTTTCCTCCAGCTACTGTTCTAGCAAATTCTTTAACTTTATTCCTTATAACATCTATTCCTCTTTCATCGCTTGCATTTAGCTCGAGGAAATATTGCCTATAATTGTCGCCATATAAATCATGAACTAAGGCTAAGGCAGCTGTAGTTTTTCCCGTTCCAGGAGGACCCGCGAAAAGTAAATGAGGCATATTCTTATCTTTGACGAATCTTTTTAATCTTTCTACGATATCCTTTTGATTAACTATATCATCAAGGCTTCTAGGCCTATATTTTTCAGCCCAAAGTATTTCCTCCTCAAGTGACATGAAATTTACCCTTACATATATTATTCTAAAAAGATAGTTAAAAGGGCTATCTCCTTTTATATTTACCCATAATTACTCCTTGATCAATTATATGTCCTTTCATTAAATTCTTAAGCTCGTCTGCATTTATTCTTGATCGCTCGGGCAGTTCTATATCAAGAGCATAAACATAAAAATAATATCTATGAGGTGGATGGGTTCTAGGAGGGCATGGTCCTCCATAACCTATTTTTCCAAAATCGTTTTCACCCTGAATACCAAGTTCAGTTTTTTCAACTTTTTTTACATTTTCTGGTAATTTTGTTCCTTTTATATTATATATAACCCAATGTATAAAAGTACCTCCAGGTGCATCTGGATCTTCAACTATTAAGGCGTAGCTTTTTGCATTTTGAACATTATCCCACTCTATCTCTGGAGATATATCCTCTCCATCACAGGTGTATCTTACTGGGATAAAATCTTCATTTTTAAAAGCTGAGGACTTTACATTCATAATTATAAATTCCTAAAAAGGAATAAAAACTTTTAGATTTTTCTTTGAGGATAATATTCTTTTTCCTCATGTCCACTTTTAGTTATTTTACTCACTATTACTCCGGTACCTGTGTAGGGATCTCTTTTTATAGATGAGAAAATTGCTCTTCTAGCTAAATCAGCAGCTTCATCTAATGTCATATCGGGCCTATATTCATCTTCAATTATACCTATAGCTTCTACAGAACCAGAACCTGTCGCAGTGTAGTCTTCTTCTGTTATATCGCCTACATAATCAAGATTGTATAATCTTGGTTGCTCATCTACCCCACCTAATAATATTTGAACTATGTAAGGAAGATACTTAGAAAAGGATAACATATTAGCCAAATATGTAGCTAGTGATTTGATTGTAATAGGTCTCATTCCCGTTATCAGATTATAATGATATATGTTCTTTAGCAAATCGTATATAAACTGTAAATCTGCTACACTACCAGCTGTGGTAATACCTATATTTGGTGCAATATAGAGAACTTTTCTTACATACTTATGTGCCACATACATTCCAGCACTTGCTCTTCTATCAGCAGCTAATACTACTCCATCTTTTACTTTTATTCCTACTGTGGTAGTCCCAGATTTTAAAATCTTTAACTTATTATTAGTCTCCATCACAACAAATTGTGTAAAACTACTTAATAAAACCAACAATTCCCATAATTTCCTCAGCAATATCTAAAACATTTCCATCTTTATAGGGTTCTCCACTAATCATTAACCCAACAGGTAAATCATTTAGCTTAGTTACTGGAATTGAGATTGATGGGGCTCCTAAAGTATTAAATATTTCGGTATTAGCAATTAAAGAATCCCTATATTTTAGTTCATTCCCTATTACGTCCTGAATCCTAGGTGCAACAATTCTTGTTGTAGGTGAGATTAATGCATCTATTTTTTTAAAGATAGAGAAGTATTCCTCTAACAATACTTTTCTTATTCTTAAAGAGTTAACGTAATCTATAGCTGAAATTTTGAAGCCCTCTTCAATTAATTTTCTAACATCAGACGAATATAACTCTTTATATTTATCGTAATATTTCATATGGTAGGATGAAGCTTCTGCTAAAGCAATAGTTTTTCTTACAATTCTAGAATATTTAATCAATAATTCATTCTCTACCTCTACTAAATCAAAATAGGATGAAAGTTTATTTATCACTGTTTCTAAGGCTTTAGAAGTTTCGTAATCTCCGAATAGGAATAATCCCAGCGTAGGTCTTCTCTTAGAGTACGATATAAAAGGAATTTTATTTTCAGCAAGAGCTTCAATAGTTCTTCTTATTAACGGGATATTTTTTGCCAAGAAACCTATAGTATCAAATGTCCAACTAAAAGGAATCACCCCATCAGTGGGTATAATTCCGTAGGTTGGCTTAAAACCTATAACGCCACATAATGAAGCAGGAATTCTTACAGATCCTCCAGTATCTGTTCCTATACCAACATCAACTAAACCTAATGCTACTGCTATTGCTGATCCTCCACTAGATCCTCCACTTATTCTCTCTGGATCATAGGGATTTTTTGCTGGTCCAATTAAAGAAGAGGTATTAGTAGCACCTAGCGCAAATTCGTGAGTATTAGTTTTTCCTATTATCTTTCCTCCTTCAGCTAATATTTTATCAACAACATATGCGTTCTCATTAGGTGTGAAATCTTTTAATATTTTTGAACCCGCAGTTGTTCTTACTCCTTTAGTTAAAATAACATCCTTTATTCCGAATTTTAGGTCTCTTAGTTTACCTTTATCCCTATATTTCATTCTGCTGATTGTGATGAAAATATTGTATTTTGAATTTAATTCTTCTAATTTCATCTTCACTCACGCAGAATAATGGTTCATTGAGTCTTTCTAAGATGTAATCTTCTAAGTTCATCAAGGATAACCTTTATAAAATTTTCCAATTCCCCCCTATTAACGTTTCTTTCTCTAGCAATTTCAAAGACTATTTCCTCAACTCTTTCATAACTTTTATACTCTTCATTTAGTTTCCTCCAGGGTATTCCTCTCAATACACTAGAAAATTTTTCGTTAAAAGATAGTTTTTTTAATAACATTAAACAAGCTATTATAGGATATCCTACATAATTTCGATAAACAGTACCATTATCATCACTATTAACGAAATCTCCTCTGACGACGACTTTATAAATTCTATCACCTTCTGAGGAAATCACTTCACATTCATTCTCATTAATAACTTTAACTCTACCATCAGCTATAGCACCCAAAGCTTCAAGTACTTTTATTCGTGGAGGATTTTTTAAGTACATAATTATAAAATCGAGCCTAAGGTAATAAGCTAATAAAAAATTTATACTATTTAAACAGTATAAGCAATAAATGAAAGCAATCGTAGTTCCAGGACCTAAGCAAGGGTATAAACTTGAAGAGTTACCTGATCCTAAGCCGGGAAAAGATGAAGTAATAATTAGGGTAGACAGAGCCGCACTTTGTTATAGAGATTTGCTTCAACTACAAGGATATTATCCAAGAATGAAATACCCAGTTGTACTAGGGCATGAAGTTGTAGGAACCATAGAAGAAGTTGGAGAAAATGTAAAGGGATTTGAAGTAGGTGATAAAGTAATTTCTTTATTATATGCCCCAGATGGTACATGCGAATATTGCCAAATAGGTGAGGAAGCGTATTGTCATCATAGGCTAGGCTATTCAGAAGAGTTAGATGGTTTTTTTGCAGAGAAAGCTAAAATTAAAGTAACTAGCTTAGTAAAGGTTCCTAAAGGTACCCCAGATGAGGGAGCAGTACTTGTACCTTGTGTAACCGGTATGATATATAGAGGTATAAGGAGATCTGGTGGGGTACGTAAAGGGGAGTTAGTGTTAGTTACTGGTGCCAGTGGTGGAGTAGGAATACATGCAATTCAGGTTGCTAAAGCCTTAGGTGCTAAAGTGATAGGAGTAACTACATCAGAGGAAAAAGCAAAGATAATTAAACAATATGCGGATTATGTCATTGTAGGTACAAAGTTTTCTGAAGAGGCAAAGAAGATAGGTGATGTTACTTTAGTTATTGACACTGTAGGTACCCCTACTTTCGATGAAAGCTTAAAATCATTGTGGATGGGTGGAAGAATTGTTCAAATAGGTAATGTAGATCCTTCTCAAATCTATAATTTAAGATTAGGTTACATAATATTAAAAGATTTGAAGATAGTTGGCCATGCTTCAGCTACCAAAAAAGATGCTGAAGATACACTAAAAATAACACAAGAAGGGAAAATTAAACCAGTTATTGCAGGAACGGTTAGTCTTGAAAATATTGATGAAGGTTATAAAATGATAAAGGATAAGAATAAAATAGGCAAAGTCTTAGTAAAACCATAAAATTTTAATTGAATATGATACTACTGTGAAGTTAAAATTTTCCTCTATTGAAATAAAAAGCGATCTACTCCCACATAATGAGAATGATGTAAATCAGTATAAGGAAATAGCTAGTTATGTTTTAGATGCAATTTCAGAAAATTATTATCTTGATATGGAGATAGACGATAAAATCCTTTATTTTTCCACAATATTTACTACTAAATTAATTGAGGGAATAGTTGATAATATTTATTCATACGCTTATAGTCGTAAAGGTGCCAAATACTTGTCAGGAGATATCTCTATGAGTATAAGTGAAGCTATAACTTATGCTACTTTCAATATTTTATATGATGTTAAATTTACTAATATTATTCCTTTTAGAAGTGTAAAATATCTTGGAGCAATAGCTGATGCTATGATCGATCTAACTAGAGAAGAAAAGCTTAGGAAAAGCATAGGGGCTGGAGGTGGCCTATTATTTATTAATATAAGATCTTCGATGAATCCGAGAACATATTATATACTAGATAAAATAGCTAAAAGCCTAATGAATATAGAGATTGTTAGGTATCCTAATAATTATGGAGTATTGTCACTTATAACTAGAGAAGACGAAAACCTAAAAGAAACTTTCATCTATATAAAACCGTGATATAAATGGATTGTGAAAAAATCTCCCTAGCACTTATATATTTATGGATAGGAGAATCGAATGAGGCTAAAGATATTGCAAAAAATTGTATAGAAACTCTTAGAGATTCTATAACGGGCATAAGGGAAAAGATTAAAGGAGTAAAGATTAAGGTTGAAGAGGAATATCTTTTGCCATACTACCTTAGAAATGAAGGGATAAATGACGATGAGCTTGTGAAATTAGGATTGTATGAATTAGCAAAAAGAATTCAATTATTTTCTGGAGATTTAAAAAGCAAGGAGTATAATGGTATAAAATATAGTATTATTAACAGTGGCTATAAAGTTGTAATAAAGGGATTTTGTAAAGATTGTAATGGATATAAATTTAAGGAATTAAAAAATGGTTTTATAGTTCAATTAGATGGATTAATTTATGGAGAGATTATAGGGAATATTAGAGAAGAGGATGTGATAAAAGAAATGGAATCCTTATAGTTAAACAATTATCTAGTGTCGTTATTTGGGTTAAATCATGGAAATAATCACAAAATAGTAGTTGATATATAAAATTATTTTTAATTTTTTAGAAAAATAACATTACCATAGTTTTTGAAATAAATTAGTTAGTCAACAGCAGTGGGTTTAAATTAATGCGGGGGGTGGGACTTGAACCCACGCAGGCCTACGCCAGCGGAGCCTCAGTTTGGGCCCCCTTTAAGGGACCGCCCCCTTTGACCTTGCTCGGGCACCCCCGCACAAACATTTATAATAATTTATTAGTACTAAAAAACGTTTTCTTTAACCAAAGACCTAAATTAACGTAGCAAGCTTTATTAGGTTAATCAAGTAACTTATATATCGATAAGGGATGAGTCTTTGATAAATATCAAATAACTAAGCAAGAATTAAAAGTTCTTATAAGAGAATTGAAAAAATGGTCTGCACCAGCTACAGTGTTACTATCATTATACATTCCACCTGGAAGACCTATACCAGATGTTCTCAATTTATTAAGGCAAGAATATTCAATAGCACAGAATATTAAATTGAAGAGAACTAGGGATGCAGTAACTTCAGCGATTCAATCAGCTATAGACAGACTAACGCAAATACCTAAGGTTCCAGATAATGGACTAGTTATATTCTGTGGAGAAAATTTTGAAACAGAGGAATCAAAATGTTTTGTGTTCTCTCCACCAGAGAAAGTCACAATATTCTTCTATAGAACAGATAAATATTTTCATGTAGAATTTCTAGAAGATATGATAGAAGAAAATGACGTTTTCGGATTAATAATAGTTGAAAGAGATTATGCTACAATTGGTATATTAAAAGGAACTAGAATAGAAGTGCTTGACGAATTTGAAGGTTTCGTACCAGGTAAGCATATGATGGGTGGACAGTCTCAGAGACGTATTGATAGAATAATTGAAGAAATGTATGCTAATTTCTTGAAAGAAGTAGGAGAAAAGGCAAATTCATATTTGCTTCCTTATTTAGAGAACGGAAAATTAAAGGGAATATTATTAGGAGGACCAGGATATGCAAAGAAAGATTTTTACGATGGAGATTATTTAGATTATAGGCTGAAAAAATTGGTTTTATTACCTCTTATTGATATACCAGACCAAGGTGATGCTGGGTTAAAGGAGT from Sulfolobus sp. S-194 encodes the following:
- a CDS encoding replication factor C small subunit, which codes for MSLEEEILWAEKYRPRSLDDIVNQKDIVERLKRFVKDKNMPHLLFAGPPGTGKTTAALALVHDLYGDNYRQYFLELNASDERGIDVIRNKVKEFARTVAGGNVPFKVVLLDEADNMTADAQQALRRTMELYTETTRFILACNYLSKIIEPIQSRTALFRFYPLKKEDVVARLAYIAKNEKVEYDQKALETIYDITQGDMRKAINILQASSVYGKVTVEAVYKVLGLAQPKEIREMITLALQGNFLKAREKLRDLLVNYGLSGEDIIKQIHREVTGNEINIPDDLKVLLVDYIGEVEYRIMEGADDEIQLNALLAKLAVYGEKYLKGK
- a CDS encoding YbhB/YbcL family Raf kinase inhibitor-like protein; translation: MNVKSSAFKNEDFIPVRYTCDGEDISPEIEWDNVQNAKSYALIVEDPDAPGGTFIHWVIYNIKGTKLPENVKKVEKTELGIQGENDFGKIGYGGPCPPRTHPPHRYYFYVYALDIELPERSRINADELKNLMKGHIIDQGVIMGKYKRR
- the psmB gene encoding archaeal proteasome endopeptidase complex subunit beta, coding for METNNKLKILKSGTTTVGIKVKDGVVLAADRRASAGMYVAHKYVRKVLYIAPNIGITTAGSVADLQFIYDLLKNIYHYNLITGMRPITIKSLATYLANMLSFSKYLPYIVQILLGGVDEQPRLYNLDYVGDITEEDYTATGSGSVEAIGIIEDEYRPDMTLDEAADLARRAIFSSIKRDPYTGTGVIVSKITKSGHEEKEYYPQRKI
- a CDS encoding amidase, producing the protein MKLEELNSKYNIFITISRMKYRDKGKLRDLKFGIKDVILTKGVRTTAGSKILKDFTPNENAYVVDKILAEGGKIIGKTNTHEFALGATNTSSLIGPAKNPYDPERISGGSSGGSAIAVALGLVDVGIGTDTGGSVRIPASLCGVIGFKPTYGIIPTDGVIPFSWTFDTIGFLAKNIPLIRRTIEALAENKIPFISYSKRRPTLGLFLFGDYETSKALETVINKLSSYFDLVEVENELLIKYSRIVRKTIALAEASSYHMKYYDKYKELYSSDVRKLIEEGFKISAIDYVNSLRIRKVLLEEYFSIFKKIDALISPTTRIVAPRIQDVIGNELKYRDSLIANTEIFNTLGAPSISIPVTKLNDLPVGLMISGEPYKDGNVLDIAEEIMGIVGFIK
- a CDS encoding acryloyl-coenzyme A reductase; its protein translation is MKAIVVPGPKQGYKLEELPDPKPGKDEVIIRVDRAALCYRDLLQLQGYYPRMKYPVVLGHEVVGTIEEVGENVKGFEVGDKVISLLYAPDGTCEYCQIGEEAYCHHRLGYSEELDGFFAEKAKIKVTSLVKVPKGTPDEGAVLVPCVTGMIYRGIRRSGGVRKGELVLVTGASGGVGIHAIQVAKALGAKVIGVTTSEEKAKIIKQYADYVIVGTKFSEEAKKIGDVTLVIDTVGTPTFDESLKSLWMGGRIVQIGNVDPSQIYNLRLGYIILKDLKIVGHASATKKDAEDTLKITQEGKIKPVIAGTVSLENIDEGYKMIKDKNKIGKVLVKP
- the prf1 gene encoding peptide chain release factor aRF-1 — its product is MTKQELKVLIRELKKWSAPATVLLSLYIPPGRPIPDVLNLLRQEYSIAQNIKLKRTRDAVTSAIQSAIDRLTQIPKVPDNGLVIFCGENFETEESKCFVFSPPEKVTIFFYRTDKYFHVEFLEDMIEENDVFGLIIVERDYATIGILKGTRIEVLDEFEGFVPGKHMMGGQSQRRIDRIIEEMYANFLKEVGEKANSYLLPYLENGKLKGILLGGPGYAKKDFYDGDYLDYRLKKLVLLPLIDIPDQGDAGLKELVMKAQDILKNQKYVQVQNLLEELKYHIAKDDGLVVYGIEEIRKALHMGAVDSLVIYDEPNSELEKLSQEAENYGTKVYVVGDELPDAEWVKKTFGGAIGKLRYKLY